In Candidatus Nitrosotenuis uzonensis, one DNA window encodes the following:
- a CDS encoding thioredoxin family protein produces MVVMESQVVLKKGDSAPDFELLGIDDKKHSLASYKNYEALLVIFMCNHCPYVKAKVDAINEIQNKFGDKVAVVGINSNDSIAYPDDSFDNMKKFAAEKGIKFSYLVDDTQQVAKRYGAVCTPDPFLFDKNRKLVFHGRIDNAMKPEDKATEKTMILNIEKLLAGNQIAKDFDPSIGCSIKWKN; encoded by the coding sequence ATGGTAGTAATGGAGTCCCAAGTCGTTCTAAAGAAAGGTGACTCTGCCCCGGACTTTGAGCTTCTCGGGATTGACGACAAGAAACACTCGCTTGCAAGCTACAAAAACTATGAGGCGTTGCTTGTGATCTTTATGTGCAACCACTGTCCTTATGTGAAAGCCAAGGTAGACGCAATAAACGAAATCCAGAACAAATTCGGAGACAAGGTGGCAGTGGTTGGAATCAACAGCAATGATTCTATTGCATATCCTGATGACAGTTTTGATAATATGAAAAAGTTTGCAGCAGAAAAAGGAATCAAGTTCTCATATCTTGTTGATGATACACAGCAGGTGGCAAAACGATATGGTGCGGTGTGCACCCCAGACCCGTTCCTTTTTGACAAAAATCGCAAGCTTGTATTTCATGGTAGAATCGACAACGCGATGAAACCTGAAGACAAGGCGACGGAGAAGACCATGATTTTGAACATAGAAAAACTGCTTGCAGGTAACCAGATTGCAAAAGATTTTGATCCGTCAATTGGTTGCTCCATAAAATGGAAGAACTGA